From Streptomyces sp. NBC_00683, one genomic window encodes:
- a CDS encoding ROK family transcriptional regulator, translated as MTARPANAHQARLLRLLRDGGPNSRAQLGDQVDLSRSKLAVEVDRLLETGLVVADGLAASRGGRRSHNIRLAPALRFLGVDIGATSIDVAVTNAELEVLGHLNHPMDVREGPVAVFEQVLEMASKLRASGLAEGFDGAGIGVPGPVRFPEGVPVAPPIMPGWDGFPVREALSQELGCPVMVDNDVNLMAMGEQHAGVARSVGDFLCVKIGTGIGCGIVVGGEVYRGTTGSAGDIGHIQVEPDGRACACGNRGCLEAHFSGAALARDAEDAARAGQSAELAARLDAAGRLTAIDVAAAAAAGDPTALDLIREGGNRVGQVIAGLVSFFNPGLVVIGGGVTGLGHNLLASVRTQVYRQSLPLATGNLPIVLGELGPTAGVIGAARLISDHLFSPA; from the coding sequence ATGACGGCACGACCCGCAAACGCCCATCAGGCGCGATTGCTGCGGCTGTTGCGCGACGGCGGTCCCAACTCCCGTGCGCAGCTGGGTGACCAAGTCGACCTCTCCCGCTCCAAGCTCGCCGTCGAGGTGGACCGGCTGCTGGAGACCGGACTCGTCGTCGCCGACGGACTCGCCGCCTCACGCGGCGGACGCCGTTCGCACAACATCCGGCTCGCTCCCGCACTGCGATTCCTCGGCGTCGACATCGGTGCCACCTCCATCGACGTGGCCGTCACCAACGCCGAACTGGAGGTGCTCGGCCACCTCAACCACCCCATGGACGTACGCGAGGGACCCGTCGCCGTCTTCGAGCAGGTGCTGGAGATGGCCTCCAAGCTGCGGGCCTCCGGGCTCGCCGAAGGGTTCGACGGCGCAGGCATCGGCGTACCGGGACCGGTCCGCTTCCCCGAGGGCGTCCCGGTCGCACCGCCGATCATGCCGGGCTGGGACGGCTTCCCGGTCCGCGAGGCACTCAGCCAGGAACTGGGCTGCCCCGTCATGGTCGACAACGACGTGAACCTGATGGCCATGGGGGAGCAGCACGCGGGCGTCGCACGCTCCGTCGGCGACTTCCTCTGCGTCAAGATCGGTACGGGCATCGGCTGCGGCATCGTCGTCGGCGGAGAGGTCTACCGCGGTACGACGGGCAGCGCCGGCGACATCGGGCACATCCAGGTGGAACCCGACGGACGCGCCTGCGCGTGCGGCAACCGGGGCTGCCTGGAAGCCCACTTCAGCGGTGCGGCCCTCGCACGCGACGCGGAGGACGCGGCGCGCGCGGGGCAGTCCGCGGAACTGGCGGCCAGGCTGGACGCCGCCGGAAGACTCACGGCCATCGATGTGGCCGCCGCCGCCGCAGCCGGTGATCCCACCGCGCTGGACCTGATCCGCGAAGGCGGAAACCGCGTCGGCCAGGTCATCGCGGGACTCGTCAGCTTCTTCAACCCGGGCCTCGTCGTGATCGGCGGCGGGGTGACCGGGCTCGGCCACAACCTTCTGGCCAGCGTCCGGACCCAGGTCTACCGGCAGTCCCTGCCGCTGGCCACCGGCAACCTCCCCATCGTGCTCGGTGAACTGGGGCCGACCGCCGGAGTGATCGGCGCGGCCAGGCTCATCAGCGACCACCTGTTCTCGCCGGCCTGA
- a CDS encoding sugar ABC transporter ATP-binding protein: MAPEPPLLTMSGITKSFPGVRALDGVDLEVQAGEVHCLLGQNGAGKSTLIKVLAGAHQPDGGAITWRGEPVSLSSPIAAMRLGIATIYQELDLVEGLSVAENIFLGHEPTSAGFVVRTREGRTAAAELLARLGHPEIDPAREVGDLSAAHQQIVSMARALSHDVRLIVMDEPSAALDPDEVDNLFRIVDGLTAEGVAVVYISHRLEEIRRIGDRVTVLKDGRAVAVGLPAKSTPTRDVVALMTGRNVEYVFPERPGHSTEQAVAEPVLKVEGLSRKGEFAPVDLELRPGEIVGLAGLVGSGRSEILETIYGARKPTAGRVTVAGKPLRPGSVRAAVAAGIGLAPEERKAQALLLTESVTRNVSLSSLSRFSRGGWVDRGAERKAARTATRELSLRPDHPDAAVRTLSGGNQQKAVLARWLLRGCRVLLLDEPTRGVDVGARAELYAVIRRLADEGLAVLLVSSEVPEVLGLADRVLVLREGHVVHTADARELDEHRVLDLVMEGSPTS; encoded by the coding sequence ATGGCACCCGAACCACCCCTGCTCACGATGTCAGGCATCACCAAGTCCTTCCCCGGCGTGCGCGCCCTCGACGGTGTGGACCTCGAGGTCCAGGCCGGCGAAGTCCACTGCCTCCTCGGCCAGAACGGCGCCGGCAAGTCCACCCTCATCAAGGTGCTGGCCGGGGCCCACCAGCCCGACGGCGGCGCCATCACCTGGCGCGGCGAGCCCGTCTCGCTCTCCTCGCCCATCGCCGCCATGCGCCTCGGAATCGCGACCATCTACCAGGAACTCGACCTGGTCGAGGGGCTGTCGGTCGCCGAGAACATCTTCCTCGGCCATGAGCCGACCTCCGCGGGCTTCGTGGTCCGCACCCGCGAGGGCCGCACCGCGGCCGCCGAACTGCTCGCGCGCCTCGGCCACCCGGAGATCGACCCCGCCCGTGAGGTCGGCGACCTCTCCGCCGCCCACCAGCAGATCGTCTCCATGGCGCGGGCGCTCTCCCACGACGTACGGCTCATCGTGATGGACGAGCCCTCCGCCGCCCTCGACCCCGACGAGGTCGACAACCTCTTCCGGATCGTCGACGGTCTCACCGCCGAGGGTGTCGCCGTCGTCTACATCTCCCACCGGCTCGAGGAGATCCGCCGCATCGGCGACCGGGTGACCGTCCTCAAGGACGGCCGGGCCGTGGCCGTCGGCCTCCCCGCCAAGTCGACACCCACGCGCGACGTCGTGGCCCTGATGACGGGCCGCAATGTCGAGTACGTGTTCCCCGAGCGGCCCGGGCACTCGACGGAACAGGCCGTCGCGGAGCCCGTACTGAAGGTCGAAGGGCTGTCCAGGAAGGGCGAGTTCGCGCCCGTCGACCTGGAGCTCAGGCCCGGCGAGATCGTCGGCCTGGCCGGACTCGTCGGCTCGGGGCGCTCCGAGATCCTGGAGACCATCTACGGCGCCCGCAAGCCCACGGCGGGGCGGGTCACCGTGGCCGGGAAACCCCTGCGACCGGGAAGCGTCCGCGCGGCCGTCGCCGCCGGGATCGGCCTCGCACCCGAGGAACGCAAGGCGCAGGCACTGCTGTTGACCGAGTCGGTCACCCGCAACGTCTCCCTCTCCTCCCTGTCCCGCTTCTCGCGCGGCGGCTGGGTCGACCGGGGCGCCGAGCGGAAGGCGGCACGGACCGCCACCCGCGAACTCTCCCTGCGCCCGGACCACCCGGACGCCGCCGTCCGCACCCTCTCCGGCGGCAACCAGCAGAAGGCGGTCCTGGCCCGCTGGCTGCTGCGCGGCTGCCGGGTCCTCCTGCTCGACGAACCCACCCGTGGTGTCGACGTCGGCGCGCGCGCCGAGCTCTACGCCGTGATCCGCCGGCTGGCCGACGAAGGCCTCGCCGTTCTGCTCGTCTCCAGCGAAGTGCCCGAAGTGCTGGGCCTCGCCGACCGGGTGCTGGTGCTCCGCGAGGGCCACGTCGTGCACACGGCGGACGCCCGGGAGCTCGACGAGCACCGCGTACTCGACCTCGTCATGGAAGGGAGCCCGACGTCATGA
- a CDS encoding sugar phosphate isomerase/epimerase family protein has product MPRPFTLFTGQWADLPLEEVCRLARDFGYDGLELACWGDHFEVDKALSDPGYLDGRHRLLDKYGLKCWAVSNHLVGQAVCDSPIDERHQGILPARIWGDGEPEGVRRRAAEEIKNTARAASAFGVDTVIGFTGSSIWHLVAMFPPVPPHMIERGYEDFAERWNPILDVFDAEGVRFAHEVHPSEIAYDYWTTHRALEAVGHRPAFGLNFDPSHFVWQDLDPVGFLYDFRDRIYHVDCKEARKRLDGRNGRLGSHLPWGDPRRGWDFVSAGHGDVPWEDVFRMLRSIDYQGPVSVEWEDAGMDRLTGAPEALASLKRFDFDPPSASFDAAFGGGD; this is encoded by the coding sequence ATGCCCCGCCCCTTCACACTCTTCACCGGCCAGTGGGCCGACCTGCCGCTGGAGGAGGTCTGCCGGCTGGCCCGGGACTTCGGCTACGACGGGCTCGAACTCGCCTGCTGGGGAGACCACTTCGAGGTCGACAAGGCGCTCTCCGACCCCGGCTACCTCGACGGGCGGCACCGGCTGCTCGACAAGTACGGCCTCAAGTGCTGGGCGGTCTCCAACCACCTGGTGGGCCAGGCCGTCTGCGACAGCCCGATCGACGAGCGCCACCAGGGGATCCTCCCCGCCCGGATCTGGGGGGACGGGGAGCCCGAGGGCGTGCGCCGGCGGGCCGCCGAGGAGATCAAGAACACGGCCCGCGCGGCGTCCGCGTTCGGCGTCGACACGGTCATCGGCTTCACCGGGTCGTCGATCTGGCACCTGGTCGCCATGTTTCCCCCGGTGCCGCCGCACATGATCGAACGCGGCTACGAGGACTTCGCGGAGCGGTGGAACCCGATCCTGGACGTCTTCGACGCCGAGGGCGTGCGCTTCGCCCATGAGGTGCACCCGAGCGAGATCGCGTACGACTACTGGACCACGCACCGCGCCCTGGAGGCCGTCGGCCACCGCCCCGCGTTCGGGCTGAACTTCGACCCGAGCCACTTCGTGTGGCAGGACCTCGACCCGGTCGGCTTCCTGTACGACTTCCGGGACCGGATCTACCACGTGGACTGCAAGGAGGCCCGCAAGCGCCTCGACGGGCGCAACGGCAGGCTCGGCTCCCATCTGCCGTGGGGCGATCCCCGGCGCGGCTGGGACTTCGTCTCCGCGGGGCACGGCGACGTGCCGTGGGAGGACGTGTTCCGGATGCTGCGGTCCATCGACTACCAGGGACCCGTCTCCGTCGAGTGGGAGGACGCGGGAATGGACCGCCTGACCGGTGCCCCGGAAGCGCTCGCCTCGCTGAAGCGGTTCGACTTCGACCCGCCGAGCGCGTCGTTCGACGCCGCGTTCGGGGGCGGCGACTGA
- a CDS encoding ABC transporter permease produces MTQPAPSAQHHGPDKGTLPGPSAAPPSKQSGGLRALGLRADVRNLSLLGVLLALVAVGGLTEPEAFLDTGNLQLILTQSSVIGVVTVGMTLVIIGGGIDLSVGAMVALASVWATTLATQEFGFAGILFTAVIVGLAAGLVNGVLIAYGRMVPFIATLAMLASARGLALQITDGKTQIVTVPSVLDLGLPDSYVLGIPPLVLVFAAVTVAGWLILNRTTFGRRTVAVGGNAEAARLAGIDVRRQRLYLYLLSGLCCGIAAFMLIILSGSGQNTNGNLYELDAIAAAIIGGTLLSGGRGTIVGSVLGVLVFTTITNIFALNNLQSDVQQIAKGAIIVAAVLVQHRTTRHGET; encoded by the coding sequence ATGACACAGCCCGCACCGTCGGCGCAGCACCACGGGCCGGACAAGGGGACCCTGCCCGGCCCCTCCGCCGCGCCGCCCTCGAAGCAGAGCGGTGGCCTGCGCGCACTCGGCCTGCGCGCCGACGTCCGCAACCTCTCGCTGCTCGGCGTACTCCTCGCCCTGGTGGCAGTCGGTGGCCTCACCGAACCCGAGGCGTTCCTGGACACCGGGAACCTCCAGCTGATCCTGACCCAGTCGTCCGTCATCGGTGTCGTCACCGTCGGCATGACCCTCGTCATCATCGGCGGCGGCATCGACCTGTCGGTCGGCGCGATGGTCGCACTCGCCTCCGTGTGGGCGACGACGCTGGCCACCCAGGAGTTCGGCTTCGCGGGAATCCTGTTCACCGCCGTGATCGTCGGACTGGCCGCCGGACTCGTCAACGGGGTCCTGATCGCCTACGGGCGCATGGTCCCGTTCATCGCGACGCTGGCCATGCTCGCCTCGGCCCGCGGTCTCGCCCTGCAGATCACGGACGGCAAGACACAGATCGTCACCGTGCCCTCCGTTCTCGACCTGGGTCTTCCCGACTCGTACGTCCTCGGGATCCCGCCCCTGGTCCTGGTCTTCGCCGCGGTCACCGTGGCCGGCTGGCTGATCCTGAACCGGACCACCTTCGGACGCCGTACGGTCGCCGTCGGAGGCAACGCGGAAGCGGCACGGCTCGCCGGCATCGACGTACGCCGCCAGCGGCTCTACCTGTACCTGCTCTCCGGCCTGTGCTGCGGCATCGCCGCCTTCATGCTGATCATCCTGTCCGGCTCCGGCCAGAACACCAACGGCAACCTCTACGAACTCGACGCGATCGCCGCCGCGATCATCGGCGGCACCCTGCTCAGCGGCGGCCGCGGCACGATCGTCGGCTCCGTCCTGGGCGTCCTCGTCTTCACCACCATCACCAACATCTTCGCGCTCAACAACCTGCAGAGCGATGTCCAGCAGATCGCCAAGGGCGCGATCATCGTCGCCGCCGTCCTGGTCCAGCACCGCACGACGCGCCACGGCGAGACCTGA
- a CDS encoding beta-ketoacyl-ACP synthase III has translation MTGSRVVALGHYQPAKVLTNHDLAAMVDTSDEWITSRVGIRTRHVGGPDEPVDELAAHAAAKALATAGLQPADIDLVLVATSTAIDRSPSMSARVAARLGMGSPAVMDINVVCSGFTHALATADHAIRAGAATRALVIGADKMGDIVDWTDRSTCVLMGDGAGAAVVVADPDAGDRPGIGPVLWGSVPEMGNAVRIEGTPSRFAQEGQSVYRWATTQLPPIARKVCEKAGVTVEDLAAVVLHQANLRIIEPVARKIGAVNAVIARDVVDSGNTSAASIPMALSKLVERGEVESGAPALLFGFGGNLSYAGQVIRCP, from the coding sequence ATGACCGGCTCACGTGTCGTGGCGCTCGGCCACTATCAGCCCGCCAAGGTGCTCACCAACCACGACCTGGCCGCCATGGTGGACACCAGCGACGAGTGGATCACCAGCCGGGTCGGCATCCGGACCCGGCACGTGGGGGGCCCCGACGAGCCCGTGGACGAGCTGGCCGCGCACGCGGCTGCCAAGGCGCTGGCCACGGCCGGCCTGCAGCCCGCCGACATCGATCTGGTCCTCGTCGCCACCTCCACCGCGATCGACCGCTCGCCGAGCATGTCGGCCAGGGTCGCCGCCCGTCTGGGCATGGGTTCGCCCGCGGTGATGGACATCAACGTGGTCTGCTCGGGTTTCACGCACGCGCTGGCCACCGCCGACCACGCCATCCGCGCGGGAGCCGCCACCCGCGCCCTGGTCATCGGTGCGGACAAGATGGGCGACATCGTCGACTGGACCGACCGTTCCACCTGTGTCCTGATGGGTGACGGTGCGGGCGCCGCCGTCGTCGTCGCCGACCCGGATGCCGGGGACCGGCCCGGGATCGGCCCGGTCCTGTGGGGTTCGGTGCCCGAAATGGGCAACGCGGTGCGGATCGAGGGGACGCCTTCGCGGTTCGCGCAGGAGGGGCAGTCCGTCTACCGCTGGGCCACCACGCAGCTGCCGCCCATCGCCCGCAAGGTCTGCGAGAAGGCCGGCGTCACCGTCGAGGACCTGGCCGCCGTGGTGCTGCACCAGGCCAATCTGAGGATCATCGAACCCGTCGCCAGGAAGATCGGCGCGGTCAACGCGGTCATCGCCCGGGATGTTGTGGATTCCGGCAATACGTCCGCCGCGTCGATCCCGATGGCCCTGTCCAAGCTGGTCGAGCGCGGGGAGGTCGAGAGCGGTGCTCCGGCCCTGCTCTTCGGCTTCGGAGGAAACCTCTCTTATGCGGGTCAAGTGATCCGCTGCCCCTGA
- a CDS encoding substrate-binding domain-containing protein gives MPETSRRGLLFGTAAVSAGAFLTACTSNEPKEKAAAQTNVPAADDKPGKPVTIGFAGPQADHGWLNAINVNAKSRAEKYSEVTLEITEGSNDTAAQIGQVKTLINKKVDVLVILPADGKALTQVGLEAMKAGIPVVNLDRIFASPQAYRCWVGGDNYGMGLNAGHYIGEQLKGKSNAKVVELAGIDNLELTKQRSQGFADALKNYSNIKLVARQAAEFTVESGQAKMAQLLQAQKQFDALWNHDDDQGVGALRAIEQAGRDEFIMVGGAGAKSAMDAIKAGNSVLKATVLYPPTMAASAIDLARALGQGKGVSGLSEMEIPTSLTLYSAVVTKDNIDQYLPTGFS, from the coding sequence ATGCCAGAAACCAGCCGCAGAGGACTGCTCTTCGGTACCGCAGCCGTCTCCGCGGGCGCCTTCCTCACCGCCTGTACCAGCAACGAGCCGAAGGAGAAGGCGGCAGCACAGACCAACGTGCCCGCTGCCGACGACAAGCCCGGCAAGCCCGTCACCATCGGCTTCGCCGGCCCGCAGGCCGACCACGGCTGGCTCAACGCGATCAACGTCAACGCCAAGTCGCGGGCGGAGAAGTACTCCGAGGTGACCCTGGAGATCACCGAGGGCTCCAACGACACCGCCGCCCAGATCGGCCAGGTCAAGACCCTCATCAACAAGAAGGTCGACGTCCTCGTCATCCTCCCCGCCGACGGCAAGGCGCTCACCCAGGTGGGCCTCGAGGCCATGAAGGCGGGCATCCCCGTCGTCAACCTGGACCGGATCTTCGCCTCTCCGCAGGCCTACCGCTGCTGGGTCGGCGGCGACAACTACGGCATGGGCCTCAACGCCGGGCACTACATCGGTGAACAGCTCAAGGGGAAGTCGAACGCCAAGGTCGTCGAGCTCGCGGGCATCGACAACCTGGAGCTCACCAAGCAGCGCAGCCAGGGCTTCGCCGACGCCCTCAAGAACTACTCCAACATCAAGCTGGTGGCCCGTCAGGCCGCCGAGTTCACCGTCGAGTCGGGCCAGGCGAAGATGGCCCAGCTCCTGCAGGCGCAGAAGCAGTTCGACGCCCTGTGGAACCACGACGACGACCAGGGCGTGGGCGCGCTGCGCGCCATCGAGCAGGCCGGCCGCGACGAGTTCATCATGGTCGGCGGCGCCGGGGCCAAGTCGGCCATGGACGCCATCAAGGCCGGCAACAGCGTCCTCAAGGCCACCGTGCTGTACCCGCCGACGATGGCCGCGTCCGCGATCGACCTGGCGCGTGCTCTCGGCCAGGGCAAGGGCGTCTCGGGCCTCTCCGAAATGGAGATCCCGACCTCCCTCACCCTCTACTCGGCCGTGGTCACCAAGGACAACATCGACCAGTACCTGCCGACGGGCTTCAGCTGA
- a CDS encoding GntR family transcriptional regulator produces the protein MLSAGLPQGTVPKLDRPGPLRERVYEALLELITTRALGPGQHLIESELAGHLGVSRQPVREALQRLNTEGWVDLRPAQGAFVHEPTEEEADQLLSVRTLLEAEAARLAAANSGSAGIEALEALCVKGERAVADDDVDLAVATNAAFHAKVMELAGNVVLSELAAQVDRRVRWYYTPVARQRGTRSWIEHRSLIAAISSRDGQRATEIMRAHTEHTRKTYHEREKN, from the coding sequence ATGTTGTCCGCAGGACTGCCGCAAGGAACGGTGCCGAAGCTGGATCGGCCAGGGCCGCTGCGCGAGCGTGTCTACGAGGCGCTGCTCGAACTGATCACCACGCGTGCGCTCGGCCCCGGTCAGCACCTCATCGAGAGTGAACTGGCCGGGCACCTCGGGGTATCGCGACAGCCGGTGCGCGAGGCGCTCCAGCGACTCAACACCGAGGGCTGGGTGGACCTGCGGCCCGCGCAGGGCGCCTTCGTCCACGAACCCACCGAGGAGGAGGCGGACCAGCTGCTCTCGGTCCGCACGCTCCTGGAGGCCGAGGCGGCCCGGCTGGCCGCGGCCAACTCCGGGAGTGCGGGCATCGAGGCCCTCGAAGCGCTCTGCGTCAAGGGGGAGCGGGCCGTCGCCGACGACGACGTGGACCTCGCCGTCGCCACGAACGCCGCCTTCCACGCCAAGGTGATGGAGCTGGCCGGCAACGTCGTCCTCTCCGAACTGGCCGCGCAGGTCGACCGCCGGGTCCGCTGGTACTACACGCCGGTGGCCCGCCAGCGTGGCACCCGCTCCTGGATCGAGCACCGCTCGCTGATCGCGGCCATCTCCTCGCGGGACGGACAGCGGGCGACCGAGATCATGCGGGCGCACACGGAGCACACGCGCAAGACGTACCACGAGCGCGAGAAGAACTGA
- a CDS encoding Gfo/Idh/MocA family protein — MARREETEQEPAAPPPVQQPTATLGVGMVGYAFMGAAHSQGWRTAGHVFDLPMRPALAAICGRDRTAVEAAAARHGWAAAETDWRAMIARDDVQLVDICTPGDSHAEIAIAALDAGKHVLCEKPLANTVAEAEAMVAAAERAAARGQVAMVGFNYRKVPAVTYARTLIAEGRLGALRHVRATYLQDWLVDPESPLTWRLEREHAGSGALGDLGAHIVDLAQYLTGELLVGVSAVSETFVRERPLLAGSSAGLSGAADGTARGAVTVDDAALFTGRLASGALASFEATRMAAGRKNALRLEINGERGSLAFDLERLNELSFHDHTEPATSAGFRRILVTEPEHPYLEAWWPPGHALGYEHTFVHQARDVVRTIAEGAAPVPSFADGLQVQRVLAAVEESAEKNSVHTPVPVPF; from the coding sequence ATGGCCCGTAGGGAAGAGACGGAGCAGGAGCCCGCAGCTCCGCCGCCGGTACAGCAGCCGACGGCGACGCTCGGGGTCGGCATGGTCGGTTACGCGTTCATGGGCGCCGCCCACTCACAGGGTTGGCGCACCGCGGGACACGTCTTCGACCTGCCGATGAGACCCGCTCTCGCCGCGATCTGCGGACGCGACCGTACGGCCGTCGAGGCCGCCGCCGCCCGGCACGGCTGGGCGGCGGCGGAGACCGACTGGCGCGCGATGATCGCCCGGGACGATGTGCAGCTCGTGGACATCTGCACCCCCGGCGACAGCCATGCGGAGATCGCCATCGCCGCCCTCGACGCGGGCAAGCACGTGCTGTGCGAGAAGCCGCTCGCCAACACGGTGGCCGAGGCGGAGGCCATGGTGGCGGCCGCCGAGCGGGCGGCGGCGCGCGGCCAGGTGGCGATGGTGGGCTTCAACTACCGCAAGGTGCCCGCCGTCACCTATGCCCGCACGCTCATCGCGGAGGGGCGGCTCGGCGCTCTGCGACACGTACGGGCCACCTACCTCCAGGACTGGCTGGTCGACCCGGAGTCGCCGCTCACCTGGCGGCTCGAGCGGGAGCACGCCGGATCCGGCGCGCTGGGGGACCTCGGGGCGCACATCGTGGACCTCGCCCAGTACCTGACGGGCGAGCTGCTGGTCGGCGTGTCGGCGGTGAGCGAGACGTTCGTACGCGAACGCCCCCTGCTCGCCGGCTCCTCGGCCGGTCTCTCGGGCGCCGCGGACGGTACCGCGCGGGGGGCGGTCACCGTCGACGACGCCGCGCTGTTCACGGGGCGGCTGGCCTCCGGTGCGCTGGCCTCCTTCGAGGCGACGCGGATGGCGGCCGGCCGCAAGAACGCCCTGCGGCTGGAGATCAACGGGGAACGGGGCTCGCTCGCCTTCGACCTGGAACGGCTCAACGAGCTCTCCTTCCACGACCACACCGAGCCCGCCACCTCGGCCGGGTTCCGGCGGATCCTCGTCACCGAGCCCGAGCACCCCTACCTCGAGGCGTGGTGGCCGCCGGGCCATGCGCTCGGCTACGAGCACACGTTCGTCCACCAGGCCCGCGACGTGGTGCGGACGATCGCCGAAGGGGCCGCGCCCGTACCGTCGTTCGCCGACGGGCTCCAGGTGCAGCGGGTGCTCGCAGCCGTCGAGGAGAGCGCCGAGAAGAACTCCGTGCACACCCCGGTACCGGTCCCGTTCTAG
- a CDS encoding 2-dehydropantoate 2-reductase, whose amino-acid sequence MKVAVVGAGAIGAYVGAALHRAGAEVHLIARGPHLAAMRRDGVRVLSPRGDFTARPAATDDPSDVGPVDYVFLGLKANSYAVSGPLVHPLMHARTAVIAAQNGIPWWYFHGLAGPYTGRRLNSVDPAGSVSATLPPERAIGCVVYAATEIEAPGVVRHLEGTRFSIGEPDRSVSRRCLDFSEAMVAGGLKCPVEPDLRNDIWIKLLGNISFNPISALSRATMGQICRHPDTRALVESMMRETLAVAAAVGCRPEISVERRIAGAERVGDHKTSTLQDLEKGKPLELDVLLAAVVELASLAGTPVPTLRAVHALADLLATTSSAPAGSAP is encoded by the coding sequence GTGAAAGTCGCAGTTGTCGGTGCCGGTGCCATCGGCGCCTATGTCGGGGCCGCGCTCCACCGCGCAGGCGCCGAGGTCCATCTCATCGCCCGGGGCCCGCATCTGGCGGCCATGCGCCGTGACGGCGTGCGCGTGCTCAGCCCGCGCGGTGACTTCACCGCACGTCCGGCCGCCACCGACGACCCGTCGGACGTCGGGCCCGTCGACTATGTGTTCCTCGGCCTCAAGGCCAACTCGTACGCGGTATCGGGCCCGTTGGTCCATCCGCTGATGCACGCACGCACCGCCGTGATCGCCGCGCAGAACGGCATCCCCTGGTGGTACTTCCACGGTCTGGCCGGGCCCTACACCGGGCGCCGGCTGAACAGCGTCGACCCGGCGGGCTCGGTGAGCGCCACTCTGCCGCCCGAGCGCGCCATCGGATGTGTCGTCTACGCGGCCACCGAGATCGAGGCGCCCGGCGTCGTACGCCACCTCGAAGGCACCCGGTTCTCCATCGGGGAACCGGACCGGTCCGTGTCCAGACGCTGTCTGGACTTCAGCGAGGCCATGGTCGCGGGCGGACTCAAGTGCCCCGTCGAGCCGGATCTGCGCAACGACATCTGGATCAAGCTGCTCGGCAACATCTCCTTCAACCCGATCAGCGCGCTGTCCCGGGCCACCATGGGCCAGATCTGCCGCCATCCCGACACCCGCGCACTCGTGGAGTCGATGATGCGCGAGACCCTCGCCGTGGCGGCGGCCGTCGGCTGTCGGCCCGAGATCTCCGTGGAGCGGCGCATCGCGGGCGCCGAGCGCGTCGGCGACCACAAGACATCCACCCTCCAGGACCTGGAGAAGGGCAAGCCACTCGAACTCGACGTGCTGCTCGCGGCCGTCGTCGAACTGGCCTCGCTGGCCGGCACGCCCGTACCGACGCTGCGCGCCGTGCACGCGCTCGCCGATCTCCTCGCCACCACCTCCTCGGCCCCAGCAGGGAGCGCACCATGA